The sequence AGAAATTCGCCCACAGACAGCAGATGCCCCGCCGGCGGCAGCGCATGGCTCGCGAAGTACAGATCGATCGCGAACACGCTCATGCCGATCGACCCGAGCGGCACGAGCCCGATCTCCACGCGCCGCTTCGACAACCGCTCGCACAGCAGCGACCCGATGCCGATACCGAGCGAGAACGTGGCGAGCAGCACCGTGACGACGTCCGGATCGGCCGAGAGCACGTCCTTGGCGAAATTGAAGAACGACGTGAGAAACGTCGCACCGACGAACCAGAGCCACGAGATGCCGAGCAGGCTCAGGAACACCGTGCGGTTCTCGCGGGCGAGCGCGAGGTTGCGCCACGTCTCCGTCACCGGATTCCAGTTGATCTGCAAATCCGGCTGCGGCGCGGCCGACACCGGCACAAACGACGACACCGCGCGCCCGACCAGCGCGATCGCAACGCACCCGAATGCGAGGATCGCCGCGCCGTGCTCGACGAAGCCCGCCGCCGCACCGCCGATGATCGTGCCGATCAGGATCGCGACGAAGGTCCCCATTTCGACGAGGCCATTGCCGCCGACCAATTCGCGATCGTTCAGATGCTGCGGCAGATAGGCGTATTTGACCGGGCCGAACAGCGTCGAATGGACGCCCATCAGGAACGTGCAGACGTAGAGCAACGGCGCGCTATGCATCCAGAAGCCGGCGCCGCCCACCAGCATCACAGCGATTTCGAACGTCTTCACGAAACGCGTGAGCGTGGCCTTGTCGTATTTGTCCGCAATTTGCCCCGACGTCGCCGAAAACAGCACGAAGGGGACGATGAAAATCGCGGAGATCAGGAAGGCGGCCGTTTTCGCGTCGACGCCGGAAAAGCGCGCGGTCTGATAAGTGACGAGCGACGAGAAACCGACTTTGAATACGTTGTCGTTGAGCGCGCCGAGGAATTGCGTCCAGAAGAACGGCGCGAACCGGCGCTCGCGCAGCAGGCCGAACTGAGAGTGATGCTCGCGCTCGGCATGGCGTTCACGTTGCGCGGTCGGGATGGGATGATCGCTCATGCGGTC comes from Trinickia violacea and encodes:
- a CDS encoding MFS transporter, with product MSDHPIPTAQRERHAEREHHSQFGLLRERRFAPFFWTQFLGALNDNVFKVGFSSLVTYQTARFSGVDAKTAAFLISAIFIVPFVLFSATSGQIADKYDKATLTRFVKTFEIAVMLVGGAGFWMHSAPLLYVCTFLMGVHSTLFGPVKYAYLPQHLNDRELVGGNGLVEMGTFVAILIGTIIGGAAAGFVEHGAAILAFGCVAIALVGRAVSSFVPVSAAPQPDLQINWNPVTETWRNLALARENRTVFLSLLGISWLWFVGATFLTSFFNFAKDVLSADPDVVTVLLATFSLGIGIGSLLCERLSKRRVEIGLVPLGSIGMSVFAIDLYFASHALPPAGHLLSVGEFLAQLGHWRILADLFLLAMFGGFYSVPLYALIQSRSQPTHRARIIAANNILNSFFMIVSALMAIVLTSLGVSIPGIFLTTALLNVVVATYIYSLVPEFLLRFIAWVLVHTFYRIRLVHPERIPETGAAVLVCNHVSFVDAVVIMAESPRPIRFVMDHRIFRTPFIGWLFRHAKTIPIAPAHEDAAMLERAYDACAAALAEGDLVCIFPEGKLTKTGDINPFKHGVSEIIRRTPAPVVPMALRGLWGSVFSRADDAHWPRPVKRGVMSRLTLAVAEPLDPHAATPEALQQIVTELRGVRK